In the genome of Coraliomargarita algicola, one region contains:
- a CDS encoding MarR family transcriptional regulator has product MPKIYQHSGSHLFLLFWKASHGVMRYDHKSIAKQGFASLSDFAVLEVLLHKGALPVNTIGEKVLLTSGSITTAVQRMEKKGYVRRERSEGDARVVLVHLTELGREVIVDAFAAHAANLDTLFSEFSEKERTQFADLMRKLGRRSQALTE; this is encoded by the coding sequence ATGCCCAAGATTTATCAACATTCTGGTTCGCACCTCTTTCTTCTCTTTTGGAAGGCATCGCACGGGGTGATGCGCTACGATCATAAGAGTATCGCAAAGCAAGGCTTTGCTTCTTTGTCGGACTTTGCAGTGCTGGAAGTTTTGCTGCATAAGGGCGCGCTGCCAGTGAACACCATTGGCGAGAAGGTGCTGCTGACTAGCGGTTCAATTACCACCGCTGTGCAACGAATGGAAAAGAAGGGCTATGTGCGCCGTGAGCGAAGTGAGGGCGATGCTCGCGTTGTGCTCGTGCATCTTACCGAGCTTGGGCGTGAGGTGATTGTGGACGCCTTCGCCGCACACGCGGCCAATTTAGACACGCTGTTCAGCGAATTCTCCGAGAAGGAACGCACTCAGTTTGCTGATTTGATGCGCAAGCTGGGCCGTCGTAGCCAAGCGCTGACTGAATAA
- a CDS encoding DUF4197 domain-containing protein, with protein sequence MRSIQNTLLVALTVLLSTGALRAESSWASRALSIFKSSPAADTELGSAFANADELAKALREALAVSAERALTALGQQGGFANSELYQIPLPRAVEKLRKPLALINQDYRLDDVQATINRAAEAGVAAAPAIVKEAINSLTLEDLNTLWKGEDDAITRFLEKKSRAQLSERMLPLISQATDATGATRAYKEMQSAVPSSGTGLFSKIQSFTGIAASDFDLDQYVNDQALDGLFTAMAAEEKAIRENPLARSTDLLKQLFGQ encoded by the coding sequence ATGCGTTCTATTCAAAATACACTTCTTGTTGCTCTGACTGTTCTACTATCGACTGGGGCGCTGCGCGCCGAGTCCTCCTGGGCGAGTCGAGCTTTGTCTATTTTTAAAAGTAGTCCTGCGGCTGATACGGAGCTCGGGAGTGCGTTTGCAAATGCCGATGAATTGGCCAAAGCGCTACGTGAAGCATTGGCCGTTTCTGCCGAACGTGCATTGACTGCACTGGGGCAGCAGGGTGGGTTTGCTAACTCTGAATTGTATCAAATTCCATTGCCCCGCGCGGTTGAGAAGTTGCGCAAGCCTTTAGCTTTGATCAATCAAGACTATCGTTTAGATGATGTTCAGGCTACGATCAATCGTGCCGCGGAAGCAGGCGTCGCTGCTGCGCCTGCGATTGTGAAGGAGGCGATCAATAGCCTGACACTAGAGGACCTTAATACACTTTGGAAGGGAGAGGACGATGCCATTACCCGTTTCCTCGAAAAGAAATCCCGCGCTCAGTTGAGTGAGCGTATGCTGCCACTGATTTCGCAAGCAACGGATGCGACAGGTGCTACGCGCGCATATAAGGAGATGCAGTCGGCTGTGCCAAGTTCAGGGACTGGGCTCTTCTCTAAAATTCAGTCCTTTACTGGAATCGCTGCCAGTGATTTTGATCTGGACCAATATGTGAATGATCAAGCACTGGATGGCCTCTTTACCGCGATGGCTGCGGAAGAGAAAGCGATACGTGAAAATCCTTTAGCGCGCTCGACAGATTTGTTGAAGCAGCTCTTCGGGCAGTAG
- a CDS encoding helix-turn-helix domain-containing protein produces MEIKSSSDRIEASAPALERGLRLLQLLEGYSSMSLDQISRQLETPKASTLRLLATLEQMGIVRKIPEKRYQALFRLQPLQSPIERFRDSLKALMAMLVASTDCTVEWYEPTCDGMQLIHQTNPETELCVQARPGFLRDWHTEFEAVICVGHAFASQAPPLKKSQHYTANGILCPIDREEIQKRIRHAKSQQTAYDLPFNSNGVRRFAAAAFDPDDLSFLGVLAVAEVYHFSRANEPEFIIQSLTQTLKQ; encoded by the coding sequence ATGGAAATTAAATCCTCGTCTGATCGCATAGAAGCAAGTGCACCTGCATTGGAGCGTGGCTTACGCTTGCTACAGCTACTCGAAGGCTATTCATCAATGAGCCTGGACCAGATTAGTCGACAATTAGAGACCCCAAAAGCGTCCACACTCCGCCTATTGGCCACCTTGGAACAAATGGGAATCGTTCGCAAGATTCCGGAAAAGCGGTATCAGGCACTCTTTCGACTCCAGCCTCTACAATCTCCGATCGAGCGCTTTCGTGATTCGCTGAAAGCACTCATGGCAATGCTAGTTGCATCCACCGATTGCACTGTCGAATGGTATGAACCCACCTGCGACGGCATGCAGCTCATCCATCAAACTAATCCTGAAACTGAGCTTTGCGTTCAAGCTCGACCGGGCTTCCTACGTGACTGGCACACTGAGTTTGAAGCGGTTATTTGTGTCGGCCACGCATTTGCTTCACAAGCTCCGCCGCTAAAGAAGAGTCAGCATTATACAGCCAATGGAATCCTCTGTCCGATCGACCGCGAGGAAATACAAAAACGTATCCGTCACGCAAAGTCACAACAAACAGCCTACGATCTTCCTTTTAACTCCAATGGAGTTCGTCGATTTGCCGCTGCAGCTTTTGACCCCGATGATTTGTCATTTCTCGGCGTGCTTGCAGTCGCTGAAGTGTACCACTTCTCACGGGCAAACGAACCTGAATTTATCATTCAATCCCTAACTCAAACGCTCAAACAGTAA
- a CDS encoding pirin family protein has protein sequence MTLTKQLTRSEERMHSDFDWLNSRHSFSFGGHYDSERMGFGPLRVVNDDIIAPSGGFPSHPHRDMEIITLVLDGQLQHKDSLGNGRVIQTGDIQYMSAGSGVVHSEFNPSADQPVHIMQIWIQPSETGLEPRYADQPMLGAVDNEWKLILSPDGHEGSMAIRQDAELRTLRLSEGKSVSYVSDSERRGYWIFVLQGDVQVGGEQLSRGDSLALTDVADLDFVQQGTEVAQVMLFDLPID, from the coding sequence ATGACACTTACAAAACAACTCACACGCTCAGAAGAGCGTATGCACAGTGATTTCGACTGGCTGAATAGTCGGCACAGTTTTTCATTCGGCGGACACTATGACTCCGAGCGCATGGGCTTCGGCCCCTTGCGCGTGGTGAACGATGATATCATCGCGCCCAGTGGCGGCTTTCCTTCGCACCCGCATCGGGACATGGAGATCATCACTCTCGTTCTCGATGGTCAGTTGCAGCATAAGGATAGTCTGGGGAATGGTCGTGTGATTCAAACAGGGGATATTCAATACATGAGTGCGGGCAGCGGAGTGGTGCACAGTGAGTTCAACCCTTCGGCGGATCAGCCCGTGCATATCATGCAGATATGGATTCAGCCGAGCGAAACGGGGCTTGAACCACGCTATGCCGATCAGCCGATGCTCGGTGCCGTGGATAACGAATGGAAACTCATTCTGTCCCCGGATGGGCATGAGGGCTCGATGGCGATTCGCCAAGACGCAGAGCTGCGCACTCTTCGCTTAAGTGAGGGGAAGTCGGTGTCCTATGTCAGTGATAGTGAGCGGCGCGGCTATTGGATATTCGTCCTGCAGGGTGACGTTCAAGTGGGGGGAGAACAGCTCTCGCGGGGGGATTCGCTGGCGCTGACAGATGTTGCTGATCTGGACTTTGTGCAGCAAGGGACAGAGGTCGCTCAAGTGATGCTGTTCGACTTGCCTATCGATTGA
- a CDS encoding DUF2490 domain-containing protein, translated as MIFKYSFRVYTTLVLICGGLLSAVQVLNAEFDGDVRLWQSLSINAYEDDNWRITAGAQSRLFDEGKFLGAWLLFPTVQYKVHPNLDLGATYLLEDIRSDCGDDYGRLHIFWLHASPHWQLSDNLKFSMRHVLGLREIEGSDDYWISRHRFGLDYKLEDYGRLVGIGASTEVFVRYDTDEIFENRFIPLKTTFKISERSKLSLYLMTQSKRAVGGSSWKTAYVFGQSLSYKF; from the coding sequence ATGATTTTTAAGTACAGTTTCCGTGTTTACACCACTCTCGTTCTTATCTGTGGTGGTTTATTGTCAGCAGTACAAGTTCTGAATGCTGAATTTGACGGCGATGTCCGTCTCTGGCAGTCGCTCAGTATCAATGCCTACGAAGATGATAACTGGCGCATCACTGCGGGAGCCCAGAGTCGGCTATTCGATGAAGGTAAGTTTCTTGGGGCATGGCTGCTCTTCCCGACGGTGCAGTATAAAGTGCACCCCAATCTGGATTTAGGCGCGACTTATTTGTTGGAGGACATTCGTAGTGATTGTGGGGATGATTATGGGCGGCTGCATATTTTCTGGCTTCACGCCAGTCCACACTGGCAGCTTAGTGACAATCTCAAGTTCAGCATGCGTCACGTGCTGGGCCTGCGTGAAATTGAAGGCAGCGACGACTACTGGATCTCGCGGCATCGTTTCGGGCTGGATTACAAATTGGAAGATTATGGTCGGCTTGTGGGGATCGGTGCCAGCACTGAAGTATTCGTGCGCTATGATACAGACGAAATATTTGAAAATCGCTTCATCCCCCTCAAGACCACCTTCAAAATTAGCGAGCGCAGTAAACTGTCATTGTATCTAATGACACAGTCCAAACGCGCAGTCGGCGGCTCTAGCTGGAAGACTGCCTACGTCTTTGGGCAATCCCTGAGCTACAAGTTTTAG
- a CDS encoding DoxX family protein: protein MKIIEILLNTSNSIALLPIRLGVGVVMAAHGSQKLFGWFGGYGLEATGQFFSESLGLKPGLLMAAMAGGTEFVGGLLLIVGLMTRLAGLSLAGTMAVAILTAHSSAFFASNNGMEYPLTLLLTSLTLAIGGGGAFSVDRKLAAK from the coding sequence ATGAAAATCATAGAAATCCTCCTCAATACTTCCAACAGCATCGCGCTCTTGCCGATCCGTTTAGGCGTCGGTGTCGTGATGGCTGCGCACGGTTCACAAAAGTTATTCGGTTGGTTTGGGGGCTATGGCCTCGAAGCGACGGGGCAATTTTTCTCTGAGAGCCTTGGCCTGAAACCGGGTTTATTGATGGCGGCGATGGCGGGCGGTACAGAATTTGTTGGCGGTTTGCTGTTGATTGTGGGCTTAATGACACGATTGGCAGGCCTCAGCCTCGCGGGCACCATGGCGGTTGCCATTCTCACCGCGCACTCCAGCGCTTTCTTTGCCTCGAATAACGGCATGGAATATCCGCTCACGCTGCTACTCACCAGTCTCACTCTCGCCATCGGTGGTGGGGGAGCCTTCTCGGTCGATCGTAAGCTCGCTGCAAAATGA